The DNA window GGGCCCCGGTTAAAGCACGAGACGGACATGTCAAATACGCAATCTCGATGACAGCCTTGGCGATGGAAAAAAGCATCGCCGACCTTGAGGAATACGCATCACTCGTCTTGGAGGCTGCAGACGGAGTATCTCACGCTATCGGCGCTTCATAGCCCGCTCCGCAAAACCTAGCTCTATTCTTGGGCATAAATCACTTATTTTTTTAAAAGGGGTTTACATCACGTAGATCTACGCTAAAGTTGACGCCACATGGAACTAGGTTCCATGTGGCGTCAACTTTGCTTACCGGAGGTAACGAGTAAATGGAGCTCAACCTAGACCGAAAGGTAGTCGCTGTTACTGGCGGCAAGAAGGGAATTGGCAAAGGCATCGTTCTTTCCTTAGCCAAGGAAGGTGCAATTCCCGTAGTTATAGACAGGAATCCAATTGATGAGGACTTCGAGTCCGCTCTCCGCGCTGCATGTGAAGATTTTTCGTACTTCACCATTGATCTCCGCGACACCGACAAAATCCAAGGTGTCGTTGATGAAGTCATCGGCAAATACGGTTCCCTATATGGAGTGGTAAATAATGCCGGCGCGAATGACAACCTGGGCCTAGAAGACACGCCATGGGAGCAGTTCGAGGAGTCGCTGCACGCAAATTTGTCTCATTATTACGAGCTGGTGCGAGCTGCTCTTCCCCATTTGAAGAAATCTTCAGGCTCGATTCTGAACATTGGATCCAAGACTGCGCTAACCGGACAGGGCCATACTTCCGCATATGCGGCTGCTAAAGGTGCCATCCTGGGCTTAACTCGAGAATGGGCAGCTGCACTTGCAAAGGATAATGTGCGAAGCAATGCGATCATTGTCGCTGAAGCCTGGACACCGCTCTATGAGAAATGGATCACTAGCTTTGGCGACGAAGACGCCCAAAGAGCGCGACTCAACGAGATCACCCAGAATATCCCGCTCGGAGCGCGGATGACTTCTGTGGAGGAGATTGCTGACACTGCAGTCTTCGTGCTCTCACCGCGTTCGTCGCACACAACCGGCCAATGGATTCATGTCGATGGCGGGTATGTTCACCTAGACCGTGCCCTACAGCAATAGGGAGATCGAGAATTGAGCACCCTTGACATTATCGACAGTCACTTTCACCAGTGGAATCTAGAGCAACAAACGCTGCCATGGCTAGAAGCTGAGCCCGCGGCCCTCAAGCGCTCTTTCTCTGTTCATGAATTGATGCACCAATATGAGCAGATCGACGACGTACGCCTGGTGGGGCTAGTCCACATCGAGGCTGACTGCGAAGATCCTCACGAGGAGCACCAACTAGTACGCCAACTAAAGACATGTGTTCCCACTTTTGGCATAGTCAGCAGGGCTCAGCTCTCTGCTGAGATGGACATACTCGCTGATTCCAATGGTGTCCGCGAAGTTCTCCACACCCCGTCAGCAAAACCAGGGCGCTGCCTCGAGGAAAGCTTCCTTGCAGGATTAGAGTTGCTCTCTAATCACGGTTTGCCATTCGATGCTGTAGTTCGGCCGCAAGAAATCCCTCACATTGCCAAAGCCTCCAGGCTGGTGTCGGACGCCTCAATTATTCTCAACCATGTCGGCAATATCGCCACCCTCAGCTCGGAAAGCATGCAAAACCTTCGCGAGTTCGCGGATACGCCAAATACCTTTTGCAAGTTGTCCGGCATTCCCGTTGATGAACCCGATCTCGCTCAAGAGATTCTGCAGTTTGTCAAAAATACCTTCGGTACTGATCGTTTATTGTTTGCTTCAAATTGGCCGGTAGGAGGAGTGAGGGAAGCAGTCACTCAGCAAGTACAGCTTGTGCGGAATGTCTTTGGGGATGATCCAGCAGTGTTCAAAAACAATGCATCCGCCATTTATCATTTAGGAGTATAAGAAATGCAATCTGGAATTTATTGTCCTTCCATCACACCGCTAACTGCAGACGGAGAGTTCGACTTTGCCGCCTGGGAAGCGCACCTTGACAATCTTACTCAGGCTGGAGTCAATGGAATTCTAATTTTCGGAAGTATTGGAGAGTTTTATAGCTTCTCCTCCGAAGAAAAAATCGAGGCGACCAAGTTTGCAAAATCATGCCTCGGCGATCGTACCCAGCTCCTTGTCGGTACTGGAACCAATAGCTTAGATGAAACCACTCAGCTGACGAGAAAAGCACGAGCTGCTGGTGCCGACGGCGCAGTTGTGGTTAGTCCATACTATTTTGGGCCCACGGAAGAGCAGGCCGAGCAGTATTTCACAGAGCTCGCTCGTGCCACTGATACACCACTAATCCTGTACAACTTTCCTGACCGCACGGGAACCGACCTGAGCCCCGCATTGGTCGGGCGACTGAGCTCTGCGAACCCGAACATTGTCGGATTGAAGGACACGGTCGACTCTATCGCTCATAATCGACAAGAGATTAAAGCGACCGGCGATAACTTCGCAGTGCTTTCTGGCTTCGACGAATACTACATCTCGAACCGCATTGCCGGAGGCGCAGGAGTTCTAAGCGGACTCACGAACGTAGTACCTGAGACTTTTGTGAAAATGCATCGCTCCTATGAAGACCAAGATTACGGTACTGCTTTGAATTGTGCATCTGCAATTTCTCGTCTGATGGCAGTCTACGAAGTCGGAGACTGGTTTATCCCCACAATTCAATACGC is part of the Corynebacterium imitans genome and encodes:
- a CDS encoding SDR family oxidoreductase, translating into MELNLDRKVVAVTGGKKGIGKGIVLSLAKEGAIPVVIDRNPIDEDFESALRAACEDFSYFTIDLRDTDKIQGVVDEVIGKYGSLYGVVNNAGANDNLGLEDTPWEQFEESLHANLSHYYELVRAALPHLKKSSGSILNIGSKTALTGQGHTSAYAAAKGAILGLTREWAAALAKDNVRSNAIIVAEAWTPLYEKWITSFGDEDAQRARLNEITQNIPLGARMTSVEEIADTAVFVLSPRSSHTTGQWIHVDGGYVHLDRALQQ
- a CDS encoding amidohydrolase family protein; this encodes MSTLDIIDSHFHQWNLEQQTLPWLEAEPAALKRSFSVHELMHQYEQIDDVRLVGLVHIEADCEDPHEEHQLVRQLKTCVPTFGIVSRAQLSAEMDILADSNGVREVLHTPSAKPGRCLEESFLAGLELLSNHGLPFDAVVRPQEIPHIAKASRLVSDASIILNHVGNIATLSSESMQNLREFADTPNTFCKLSGIPVDEPDLAQEILQFVKNTFGTDRLLFASNWPVGGVREAVTQQVQLVRNVFGDDPAVFKNNASAIYHLGV
- a CDS encoding dihydrodipicolinate synthase family protein is translated as MQSGIYCPSITPLTADGEFDFAAWEAHLDNLTQAGVNGILIFGSIGEFYSFSSEEKIEATKFAKSCLGDRTQLLVGTGTNSLDETTQLTRKARAAGADGAVVVSPYYFGPTEEQAEQYFTELARATDTPLILYNFPDRTGTDLSPALVGRLSSANPNIVGLKDTVDSIAHNRQEIKATGDNFAVLSGFDEYYISNRIAGGAGVLSGLTNVVPETFVKMHRSYEDQDYGTALNCASAISRLMAVYEVGDWFIPTIQYATRVKTALNFEVGTRAHHIPLSDSKKQLIETLVSEI